The Chlorocebus sabaeus isolate Y175 chromosome 16, mChlSab1.0.hap1, whole genome shotgun sequence genome window below encodes:
- the INPP5K gene encoding inositol polyphosphate 5-phosphatase K isoform X2 — protein MDVLSPLSFVKVSHVRMQGILLLVFAKYQHLPYIQILSTKSTPTGLFGYWGNKGGVNICLKLYGYYVSIINCHLPPHISNNYQRLEHFDRILEMQNCEGRDIPNILDHDLIIWFGDMNFRIEDFGLHFVRESIKNRCYSGLWEKDQLSIAKKHDPLLREFQEGRLLFPPTYKFDRNSNDYDTSEKKRKPAWTDRILWRLKRQPQAGPDTPRLPAPDFSLSLRSYSSHMVYSISDHKPVTGTFDLELKPLVSAPLIVLMPEDLWTVENDMMVSYSSTLDFPSSPWDWIGLYKVGLRDMNDYVSYAWVGDSQVSCSDNLNQVYIDISNIPATEDEFLLCYYSNSLRSVVGISRPFQIPPGSLREDPLGEAQPQI, from the exons GTCTCCCATGTCCGTATGCAGGGGATCCTCTTACTGGTCTTTGCCAAGTATCAGCATTTGCCCTATATCCAGATTCTGTCGACTAAATCCACGCCCACTGGCCTGTTTGGGTACTGG GGGAACAAAGGCGGGGTCAACATCTGCCTGAAGCTTTATGGCTACTATGTCAGCATCATCAACTGCCACCTGCCTCCCCATATTTCCAACAATTACCAGCGGCTGGAGCACTTTGACCGGATCCTGGAGATGCAGAATTGTGAGGGGCGAGACATCCCCAACATCCTGGATCACGA CCTCATTATCTGGTTTGGAGACATGAACTTTCGGATCGAGGACTTTGGGTTGCACTTTGTTCGGGAATCCATTAAAAATCGGTGCTACAGTGGCCTGTGGGAGAAGGACCAG CTCAGCATTGCCAAGAAACATGACCCGCTGCTCCGGGAGTTCCAGGAGGGCCGCCTGCTCTTCCCACCCACCTACAAGTTTGATAGGAACTCCAACGACTATGACACCAG TGAGAAAAAACGCAAGCCTGCGTGGACCGATCGCATCCTGTGGAGGCTGAAGCGGCAGCCCCAGGCTGGCCCCGACACTCCCAGACTGCCGGCCCCAGACTTCTCCCTGTCTCTGAGGAGCTACAGCAGCCACATGGTGTACAGCATCAGCGACCATAAGCCTGTCACTGGCACTTTCGACTTGGAG CTGAAGCCATTGGTGTCTGCTCCGCTGATTGTCCTGATGCCCGAGGACCTGTGGACCGTGGAGAATGACATGATGGTCAGCTACTCGTCAACCTTGGACTTCCCCAGCAGCCCGTGGGACTGGATTGGACTGTACAAG GTGGGGCTGCGGGACATGAATGACTACGTGTCCTACGCCTGGGTTGGGGACAGCCAGGTCTCCTGCAGTGACAACCTGAACCAG GTTTACATCGACATCAGCAATATCCCTGCAACTGAAGATGAGTTTCTCCTCTGTTACTACAGCAACAGTCTGCGTTCTGTGGTGGGGATAAGCAGACCCTTCCAG ATCCCGCCTGGCTCCTTGAGGGAGGACCCACTGGGTGAAGCACAGCCACAGATCTGA